The following is a genomic window from Miltoncostaea oceani.
ATCTCGACGGCCTCGGCGTCGCGGATGCGATCCAGCGGGTACCGGAACCGGGGCCAGCCGAACACGCCGAAGTGCACCGTCACGCCGTTCGGGCCGGCGATAGAACGGACGCTGTTCGCGGTCAACAGGTTCGCCAGCACGGCGACGACGATGATCGCGGCGGAGATCACCCCGAGGCCCGTCCACGATCCGTTCGCGACCCCCAGCGCGAGGAGCGGCACGGCCATGGCCGTCGTCAGCCAGAGCGCGAACCAGTTGGTCGTGCGCCCCGAGTAGAACGTGTGGACAGCGGTGTCGTTCACGTGAGCTCCTGGATCAGTCGGATCAGGTCGTCGCGCCCCATCCCGTGGGTGCGCGCGAGGTCGATCAGCTCCGTCGCCGCCACCACCACCGCCGGGGCGGACGGTGCGGCCGTCGCGACGCGGACCCCGCGACCCCGGCGGAACTCGAGGACGCCGCCGTCACGGAGCTGGCGGTATGCCGCCAGGACGGTGTTGCGATCGACGGACAGCGCCTCGGCCAGTTCCGCCGCCGGGGGAAGCTGCGCGCCGACGGTGAGGTCGCCGCTCGCCAGCGCGCGTCGCACGCAGGTCGCGATCTGGTCCCGCAGCCCCATCGGCGACGAATGGTCGATTGCCCACAGCATGGTACTAATGAAACTAGCACCATGCTGTGGGAAGGCGAAGGGCCTACTCCTCGATGGGGATCGCGATGGTCTCGGCAGGACCCCGTCGTACTCCTCCGCCGCCCTGGCCTTGTCCGACTGCAGCAGCGCCGTCATGGCGTCCATGTCCGGGACGTCCCGGCGGATTCCGCTCGTCGAGGTCCCGGGAGCGGCCGCGCCTGAGCCGGCGCCGGGCGGATCGCCCCCTCCGGCCCGTGACTCGCGCCCCGCGGGCTGATGTGGTGCGATCGTGGTGATGGGACACCCGCCCCGCACGGTCCCGGCGTGACGGCCGCCCTCGGCTGGGGGGCCCTCGCCGCGTCGTCACTGGTCATCGGGGCGCTGCTCGGCCTCGTCCGGCCGTGGCCGCCGCGGCCGCTCGGGCTCGTGCTCGCGTTCGGCGCCGGGGCCCTGATCAGCGCCGTCAGCTTCGACCTGGCCCAGGAGGGCGCGCAGGTCGGCGGGGCCGGCTACCTCGGGCTGGGCCTCGCCGTCGGCGCGTTCACGTACTTCGGGCTGAACCGGCTCCTCCGACGACGCAGCCGCCATGGGGGTGGAGGCGACGCGGACGAGGCCGGCGGCGGGTCGCTCGCGCTCGGGGCGTTCCTCGACGGCATCCCCGAGCAGGCCGTCCTCGGGATCGGCGTCGCATCCGGCAGCGGGGTGAGCGTCGGCCTCCTCGTCGCGATCTTCGTCTCCAACCTCCCGGAGGCCATCGGCTCGGCGACCGACATGCGCGCCGCCGGGACGCCCGCCGCGGCCATCCGACGCCTGTGGGTCATCGTCGCCGTCATCTGCACCGCCGCGACCGTCGCGGGCTACGCGATCGCCGACAACGTGTCCGGGGACCTCAACGCCGCGGTCGACGGCTTCGCCGCCGGCGCGCTCCTCGTGATGCTCATCGACTCGATGATCCCCGAGGCGGTCCGCAAGGGCGGGGACGTCTCCGGGCTCGCCACCGTCCTCGGCTTCGCGGTCGCCGCCGCCCTCTCCAGCGTCTCCTGACCCCCGCGGGGGTAACTGCGGGCAATGCACACCACCGAGCCGGACCGGGCGGGCGACACCACCACGCCCGCAACCCCCGCCGCCCCGCGCGCCCGGACCGCCGTCACGCCGCGTCCCCTCGACGTCGCCGCCGGGTGGAGCTGGAGGCTGCTCGTCGTCGGCGCCGCCGTCGCCGTCGTGTTCCTCGTCCTGTCGCGCCTCCGGATCATCGTCCTGCCCGCGATCGTCGCGCTCCTCGCCACGGCGATCCTGTACCCGCCACTGCGCTGGCTCCGGGCGAGGGGGTGGCCGCGCCTCCTCGCGACGTGGACCGTCCTGCTCGGGGCGATCACGACGGTCGCGGCGGTCGTTGCCAGCCTCTCATGGCAGGTCGCCGGCGAGGTCGACCAGCTCGACGTCAGCATCGAGGAGGGCGTCGCCGACGTCGAGGACTGGCTCGTCGACGGCCCCCTGGGCCTGTCGCGGTCGAGCGTCACCGAGGCGTACGGCCAGGCACGCGAGTGGGTCACCTCCGGGGACGGCCTGCTCTCCACCGGCATCGCCGGCCAGGCCGTCGTCGCCGTCGAGGTCGTCGCCGGCCTCCTCCTCGCCCTCGTCCTCGTCTTCCTCAAGGACGGCGAGCGGATGTGGCAGGCGATCACCGGCCGCCTCGGCACCCGTGCCTCCGCACACGTCGACCACGCCGGCCGGCGCGCCTGGACCACCC
Proteins encoded in this region:
- a CDS encoding ZIP family metal transporter yields the protein MTAALGWGALAASSLVIGALLGLVRPWPPRPLGLVLAFGAGALISAVSFDLAQEGAQVGGAGYLGLGLAVGAFTYFGLNRLLRRRSRHGGGGDADEAGGGSLALGAFLDGIPEQAVLGIGVASGSGVSVGLLVAIFVSNLPEAIGSATDMRAAGTPAAAIRRLWVIVAVICTAATVAGYAIADNVSGDLNAAVDGFAAGALLVMLIDSMIPEAVRKGGDVSGLATVLGFAVAAALSSVS
- a CDS encoding GntR family transcriptional regulator → MLWAIDHSSPMGLRDQIATCVRRALASGDLTVGAQLPPAAELAEALSVDRNTVLAAYRQLRDGGVLEFRRGRGVRVATAAPSAPAVVVAATELIDLARTHGMGRDDLIRLIQELT
- a CDS encoding AI-2E family transporter codes for the protein MHTTEPDRAGDTTTPATPAAPRARTAVTPRPLDVAAGWSWRLLVVGAAVAVVFLVLSRLRIIVLPAIVALLATAILYPPLRWLRARGWPRLLATWTVLLGAITTVAAVVASLSWQVAGEVDQLDVSIEEGVADVEDWLVDGPLGLSRSSVTEAYGQAREWVTSGDGLLSTGIAGQAVVAVEVVAGLLLALVLVFLKDGERMWQAITGRLGTRASAHVDHAGRRAWTTLGGFVRGTAIVAAVDAVLIGTAVAVLGVPFALPLAALTFAGAFLPIVGAVVAGAIAVLVALATQGVVTALILLGVVVLVQQVEGGVLQPIVLGRAVSLHPVVILLAVAGGAALGGIVGAFLAVPVVAVASAVMGYVWGEVGPRDATAP